The Glycine soja cultivar W05 chromosome 6, ASM419377v2, whole genome shotgun sequence genome has a window encoding:
- the LOC114416859 gene encoding proton pump-interactor 1-like isoform X1: MGVTPLDHAVFLDPAPFDNVKNRLVGADNACLDLCQKGCPVVGAMAVEVVGFEMVQGPVENGAKEDKSISEKTENGKLEQDTGVAEPTKFGSHGDESAKPEANVVSDANVPKDAVDDWPAPRQIHSFYFVRFRPYDDPNIKAKLDKYDKEISQENQARIQVTDALRAKRTERAGCISQIKSLKGDNRQFQSIVDEKIKEIEPLQQALGKLRTANNAGRGVGLCSSEEELNNLINSLHYRIQHESIPFAEEKQILREIKQLEGTREKVIANAAMRAKVQDSMGQKEAIQDQVKLIGGDLDGVKKERQAIRSKIKQLEDTVKALDKDIQSLQDELGAVTEKREKAYESIQQQRKQRDQGNSYFYQSRTILNKARELAAKKDINAIEELAQTEVEKAMSLWNSDKSFRDDYEKRLLPSLDMRQLCRDGRMRNPDEKPLLEEPKPAETDTLPKSSVKQPKEEPKSSPPETVPEQKIQKETKKKGKDLKSNLNKVLEDTDEYEFELPKVNKEPPIDPEKLKEMKREEEIAKAKQALERKKKQAEKAAAKAATRAQKEAEKKLKVREKKAKKVAGGTGAVPSPEEPANEAVEVAEQKTDDSMEASAPAKEKVPKESSVKFRNRAKALKGPDTIPKAIMKRKRSNYDDWIWIASCVFLVLSALVFAYIILS, encoded by the exons ATGGGGGTGACACCACTAGATCACGCGGTGTTCCTCGATCCAGCTCCCTTCGACAATGTGAAGAACAGACTCGTCGGGGCCGACAATGCTTGTCTTGATTTATGTCAAAAGG GTTGTCCTGTAGTTGGAGCTATGGCAGTTGAGGTTGTGGGATTTGAGATGGTTCAAGGGCCAGTGGAGAATGGTGCTAAAGAAGACAAATCTATTTCAGAAAAAACTGAAAATGGGAAATTGGAACAAGACACAGGAGTTGCTGAGCCAACAAAATTTGGGTCACATGGAGATGAATCTGCTAAACCAGAAGCAAATGTTGTTTCAGATGCCAATGTCCCCAAAGATGCAGTTGACGATTGGCCTGCGCCAAGGCAGAtacattctttttattttgttaggtTCCGGCCTTATGATGATCCCAACATTAAAGCGAAACTTGATAAGTATGATAAAGAGATTAGCCAGGAAAATCAAGCACGAATTCAGGTCACTGATGCTTTAAGGGCAAAAAGG ACAGAACGAGCAGGGTGTATTTCTCAGATTAAGTCTCTAAAAGGTGACAATAGGCAATTTCAGAGCATTgttgatgaaaaaattaaagagattgAACCTCTGCAGCAGGCACTGGGCAAGCTGCGTACTGCAAATAATGCTGGTCGGGGTGTTGGATTATGCTCATCTGAGGAGGAGCTTAACAATCTT ATTAATAGCTTGCACTACCGCATACAACATGAAAGCATTCCATTTGCTGAAGAAAAACAAATCCTTCGAGAAATTAAACAGCTAGAGGGGACAAGGGAGAAGGTTATTGCTAATGCTGCCATGAGAGCCAAAGTACAAGATTCTATGGGGCAGAAAGAAGCCATTCAAGATCAGGTTAAG CTTATAGGTGGTGATTTGGATGGAGTCAAAAAGGAGAGGCAAGCAATCCGGTCCAAAATCAAGCAACTTGAAGATACAGTAAAAGCCTTAGACAAGGATATTCAGTCTTTACAGGATGAACTAGGAGCTGTTACTGAAAAGAGGGAAAAAGCTTATGAGAGCATTCAGCAGCAAAGAAAACAACGCGATCAGGGG AACTCCTATTTCTACCAAAGTCGTACAATTTTGAACAAAGCACGGGAGCTTGCTGCAAAGAAAGATATTAATGCGATTGAGGAACTGGCACAAACTGAG GTTGAGAAAGCTATGTCACTCTGGAACAGTGACAAATCCTTTAGGGATGACTATGAGAAAAGACTTTTGCCATCACTGGACATGCGACAATTATGTAGGGATGGACGGATGAGGAACCCAGATGAAAAGCCACTGCTGGAAGAACCGAAACCTGCCGAAACTGATACATTGCCGAAAAGCAGTGTAAAACAGCCAAAGGAGGAGCCTAAATCATCTCCACCAGAAACTGTGCCTGAGCAGAAGATTCAGaaagaaaccaaaaagaaaggaaaagatttGAAATCCAATCTGAACAAGGTTTTAGAAGACACTGatgaatatgaatttgaatTGCCAAAGGTGAATAAGGAGCCTCCGATTGATCCAGAAAAGCTGAAGGAGATGAAAAGAGAAGAGGAAATCGCGAAAGCGAAGCAGGCTttggaaaggaagaaaaaacaagCGGAGAAAGCTGCAGCCAAAGCAGCTACCAGAGCACAAAAGGAAGCTGAGAAGAAGCTCAAG GTACGTGAGAAGAAAGCGAAGAAGGTGGCTGGTGGCACTGGAGCTGTTCCAAGTCCTGAGGAACCAGCAAATGAAGCTGTGGAGGTTGCTGAACAGAAGACCGATGATAGCATGGAAGCCTCAGCTCCGGCGAAGGAGAAGGTCCCAAAGGAGAGCAGTGTTAAGTTCAGGAATCGAGCCAAAGCACTGAAAGGCCCCGACACTATCCCAAAAGCTATTATGAAGAGGAAAAGGTCTAACTACGACGACTGGATATGGATTGCATCTTGTGTTTTTCTTGTCCTGTCTGCGTTGGTGTTTGCATACATTATTCTTTCTTGA
- the LOC114416859 gene encoding proton pump-interactor 1-like isoform X2, with protein sequence MAVEVVGFEMVQGPVENGAKEDKSISEKTENGKLEQDTGVAEPTKFGSHGDESAKPEANVVSDANVPKDAVDDWPAPRQIHSFYFVRFRPYDDPNIKAKLDKYDKEISQENQARIQVTDALRAKRTERAGCISQIKSLKGDNRQFQSIVDEKIKEIEPLQQALGKLRTANNAGRGVGLCSSEEELNNLINSLHYRIQHESIPFAEEKQILREIKQLEGTREKVIANAAMRAKVQDSMGQKEAIQDQVKLIGGDLDGVKKERQAIRSKIKQLEDTVKALDKDIQSLQDELGAVTEKREKAYESIQQQRKQRDQGNSYFYQSRTILNKARELAAKKDINAIEELAQTEVEKAMSLWNSDKSFRDDYEKRLLPSLDMRQLCRDGRMRNPDEKPLLEEPKPAETDTLPKSSVKQPKEEPKSSPPETVPEQKIQKETKKKGKDLKSNLNKVLEDTDEYEFELPKVNKEPPIDPEKLKEMKREEEIAKAKQALERKKKQAEKAAAKAATRAQKEAEKKLKVREKKAKKVAGGTGAVPSPEEPANEAVEVAEQKTDDSMEASAPAKEKVPKESSVKFRNRAKALKGPDTIPKAIMKRKRSNYDDWIWIASCVFLVLSALVFAYIILS encoded by the exons ATGGCAGTTGAGGTTGTGGGATTTGAGATGGTTCAAGGGCCAGTGGAGAATGGTGCTAAAGAAGACAAATCTATTTCAGAAAAAACTGAAAATGGGAAATTGGAACAAGACACAGGAGTTGCTGAGCCAACAAAATTTGGGTCACATGGAGATGAATCTGCTAAACCAGAAGCAAATGTTGTTTCAGATGCCAATGTCCCCAAAGATGCAGTTGACGATTGGCCTGCGCCAAGGCAGAtacattctttttattttgttaggtTCCGGCCTTATGATGATCCCAACATTAAAGCGAAACTTGATAAGTATGATAAAGAGATTAGCCAGGAAAATCAAGCACGAATTCAGGTCACTGATGCTTTAAGGGCAAAAAGG ACAGAACGAGCAGGGTGTATTTCTCAGATTAAGTCTCTAAAAGGTGACAATAGGCAATTTCAGAGCATTgttgatgaaaaaattaaagagattgAACCTCTGCAGCAGGCACTGGGCAAGCTGCGTACTGCAAATAATGCTGGTCGGGGTGTTGGATTATGCTCATCTGAGGAGGAGCTTAACAATCTT ATTAATAGCTTGCACTACCGCATACAACATGAAAGCATTCCATTTGCTGAAGAAAAACAAATCCTTCGAGAAATTAAACAGCTAGAGGGGACAAGGGAGAAGGTTATTGCTAATGCTGCCATGAGAGCCAAAGTACAAGATTCTATGGGGCAGAAAGAAGCCATTCAAGATCAGGTTAAG CTTATAGGTGGTGATTTGGATGGAGTCAAAAAGGAGAGGCAAGCAATCCGGTCCAAAATCAAGCAACTTGAAGATACAGTAAAAGCCTTAGACAAGGATATTCAGTCTTTACAGGATGAACTAGGAGCTGTTACTGAAAAGAGGGAAAAAGCTTATGAGAGCATTCAGCAGCAAAGAAAACAACGCGATCAGGGG AACTCCTATTTCTACCAAAGTCGTACAATTTTGAACAAAGCACGGGAGCTTGCTGCAAAGAAAGATATTAATGCGATTGAGGAACTGGCACAAACTGAG GTTGAGAAAGCTATGTCACTCTGGAACAGTGACAAATCCTTTAGGGATGACTATGAGAAAAGACTTTTGCCATCACTGGACATGCGACAATTATGTAGGGATGGACGGATGAGGAACCCAGATGAAAAGCCACTGCTGGAAGAACCGAAACCTGCCGAAACTGATACATTGCCGAAAAGCAGTGTAAAACAGCCAAAGGAGGAGCCTAAATCATCTCCACCAGAAACTGTGCCTGAGCAGAAGATTCAGaaagaaaccaaaaagaaaggaaaagatttGAAATCCAATCTGAACAAGGTTTTAGAAGACACTGatgaatatgaatttgaatTGCCAAAGGTGAATAAGGAGCCTCCGATTGATCCAGAAAAGCTGAAGGAGATGAAAAGAGAAGAGGAAATCGCGAAAGCGAAGCAGGCTttggaaaggaagaaaaaacaagCGGAGAAAGCTGCAGCCAAAGCAGCTACCAGAGCACAAAAGGAAGCTGAGAAGAAGCTCAAG GTACGTGAGAAGAAAGCGAAGAAGGTGGCTGGTGGCACTGGAGCTGTTCCAAGTCCTGAGGAACCAGCAAATGAAGCTGTGGAGGTTGCTGAACAGAAGACCGATGATAGCATGGAAGCCTCAGCTCCGGCGAAGGAGAAGGTCCCAAAGGAGAGCAGTGTTAAGTTCAGGAATCGAGCCAAAGCACTGAAAGGCCCCGACACTATCCCAAAAGCTATTATGAAGAGGAAAAGGTCTAACTACGACGACTGGATATGGATTGCATCTTGTGTTTTTCTTGTCCTGTCTGCGTTGGTGTTTGCATACATTATTCTTTCTTGA